The following are from one region of the Plutella xylostella chromosome 21, ilPluXylo3.1, whole genome shotgun sequence genome:
- the LOC105381015 gene encoding beta-1,3-galactosyltransferase 5 isoform X2: MSFYKTLSKMTLRECARPPRHGWRRKLAPLLGSLLAAGAVLLLHRALLTAQRVHTQLQSYRVNRNLSAYSDLIQEPLIQPRSLDSLCSGFAPDGVVALVTSSPARAARRRIIRDTWASAVPTFFFLGLDGSKDELADIYYESKLHNDMVVFEFVDTYQNLTLKTAAMLQWGQRALRRWAERCDGARFVLKTDDDITVNPWRLRDVAREHANDALVGYIFEDAAVRRSPFNKNFIPRWLYPEDNYPEYLSGAGYLINEYLPEIVEASYKVPLINIEDVYFTYLVAVKALGLPLSHDDRLSPFQPVVPLACAYWDFASMHSMTPATIASAWAKIQTLGEASDSGLPVCETYRQNFRYFSSFYFLHT; encoded by the exons ATGTccttttataaaactttatcaAAAATGACCCTCCGAGAgtgcgcgcgcccgccgcggcACG GCTGGCGCCGCAAGCTGGCCCCGCTGCTGGGCTCGCTGCTGGCGGCGGGAGCCGTGCTGCTGCTGCACCGCGCGCTGCTGACCGCGCAGCGAGTGCACACGCAGCTGCAGTCTTACAGAGTCAATAGGAACTTGAGCGCCTATAGCGATCTCAT CCAAGAGCCGCTGATCCAGCCCCGTTCCCTGGACTCTCTCTGCTCTGGCTTCGCCCCGGATGGCGTGGTGGCGCTGGTGACCAGCTCGCCGGCCCGGGCCGCGCGGCGCCGCATCATCCGGGACACGTGGGCAAGCGCCGTGCCCACCTTCTTCTTCCTCGGCTTGGACGGCAGCAAGGATGAGCTG GCAGACATCTACTACGAGTCCAAGCTGCACAACGACATGGTGGTGTTCGAGTTCGTGGACACGTACCAGAACCTCACGCTGAAGACGGCGGCCATGTTGCAGTGGGGGCAGCGGGCCCTGAGGCGGTGGGCGGAGCGGTGTGACGGCGCGCGCTTCGTGTTAAAGACCGATGATGATATCACGGTCAACCCGTGGCGGTTGAGGGATGTGGCAAGAGAGCACGCGAATGACGCTTTAGTTG GCTATATCTTCGAAGACGCAGCTGTGCGCCGAAGCCCCTTCAACAAAAACTTCATACCGCGCTGGCTCTACCCTGAAGACAACTACCCGGAATATCTGTCCGGGGCCGGATACCTCATCAATG AATACCTGCCAGAGATCGTCGAGGCCTCATACAAAGTTCCGCTTATAAACATAGAAGATGTTTACTTCACATACTTAGTTGCTGTCAAGGCGCTAGGGTTGCCACTGTCTCACGACGACCGGCTGAGCCCCTTCCAACCCGTGGTCCCGCTGGCCTGCGCCTACTGGGACTTCGCTTCCATGCACAGCATGACCCCGGCCACCATCGCCAGCGCCTGGGCCAAGATACAAACCTTGGGCGAAGCCAGCGACTCAGGCCTGCCCGTTTGTGAAACGTACAGACAGAACTTTAGATACTTTTCcagtttttactttttacacaCATGA
- the LOC105381015 gene encoding beta-1,3-galactosyltransferase 5 isoform X1, with translation MSFYKTLSKMTLRECARPPRHGWRRKLAPLLGSLLAAGAVLLLHRALLTAQRVHTQLQSYRVNRNLSAYSDLIQEPLIQPRSLDSLCSGFAPDGVVALVTSSPARAARRRIIRDTWASAVPTFFFLGLDGSKDELADIYYESKLHNDMVVFEFVDTYQNLTLKTAAMLQWGQRALRRWAERCDGARFVLKTDDDITVNPWRLRDVAREHANDALVGYIFEDAAVRRSPFNKNFIPRWLYPEDNYPEYLSGAGYLINEEYLPEIVEASYKVPLINIEDVYFTYLVAVKALGLPLSHDDRLSPFQPVVPLACAYWDFASMHSMTPATIASAWAKIQTLGEASDSGLPVCETYRQNFRYFSSFYFLHT, from the exons ATGTccttttataaaactttatcaAAAATGACCCTCCGAGAgtgcgcgcgcccgccgcggcACG GCTGGCGCCGCAAGCTGGCCCCGCTGCTGGGCTCGCTGCTGGCGGCGGGAGCCGTGCTGCTGCTGCACCGCGCGCTGCTGACCGCGCAGCGAGTGCACACGCAGCTGCAGTCTTACAGAGTCAATAGGAACTTGAGCGCCTATAGCGATCTCAT CCAAGAGCCGCTGATCCAGCCCCGTTCCCTGGACTCTCTCTGCTCTGGCTTCGCCCCGGATGGCGTGGTGGCGCTGGTGACCAGCTCGCCGGCCCGGGCCGCGCGGCGCCGCATCATCCGGGACACGTGGGCAAGCGCCGTGCCCACCTTCTTCTTCCTCGGCTTGGACGGCAGCAAGGATGAGCTG GCAGACATCTACTACGAGTCCAAGCTGCACAACGACATGGTGGTGTTCGAGTTCGTGGACACGTACCAGAACCTCACGCTGAAGACGGCGGCCATGTTGCAGTGGGGGCAGCGGGCCCTGAGGCGGTGGGCGGAGCGGTGTGACGGCGCGCGCTTCGTGTTAAAGACCGATGATGATATCACGGTCAACCCGTGGCGGTTGAGGGATGTGGCAAGAGAGCACGCGAATGACGCTTTAGTTG GCTATATCTTCGAAGACGCAGCTGTGCGCCGAAGCCCCTTCAACAAAAACTTCATACCGCGCTGGCTCTACCCTGAAGACAACTACCCGGAATATCTGTCCGGGGCCGGATACCTCATCAATG AAGAATACCTGCCAGAGATCGTCGAGGCCTCATACAAAGTTCCGCTTATAAACATAGAAGATGTTTACTTCACATACTTAGTTGCTGTCAAGGCGCTAGGGTTGCCACTGTCTCACGACGACCGGCTGAGCCCCTTCCAACCCGTGGTCCCGCTGGCCTGCGCCTACTGGGACTTCGCTTCCATGCACAGCATGACCCCGGCCACCATCGCCAGCGCCTGGGCCAAGATACAAACCTTGGGCGAAGCCAGCGACTCAGGCCTGCCCGTTTGTGAAACGTACAGACAGAACTTTAGATACTTTTCcagtttttactttttacacaCATGA